One window from the genome of Bacteroidota bacterium encodes:
- the moaC gene encoding cyclic pyranopterin monophosphate synthase MoaC, protein MGELSHTDEQGKARMVDVSNKSQQHRIARATGFIRLSTEAMRLVRENSIKKGDVLAIAEFAGISGAKMTSTLIPLCHPLSLTGISVKAIQEEGGIRINSEVKCTGPTGVEMEALTAVQVALLTVYDMCKAVDKAMVIEDVRLVEKIKKDL, encoded by the coding sequence ATGGGAGAATTAAGTCATACGGATGAACAAGGCAAAGCAAGGATGGTGGATGTAAGCAATAAGTCACAACAGCATCGGATTGCCAGGGCAACCGGTTTCATCCGGTTAAGCACGGAAGCCATGCGCCTGGTCCGGGAAAACAGCATAAAAAAGGGTGATGTCTTAGCTATTGCTGAATTTGCAGGGATTTCAGGAGCAAAGATGACAAGCACCCTCATTCCACTTTGTCATCCTTTGTCCTTAACAGGAATCTCCGTTAAAGCTATCCAGGAAGAGGGAGGGATAAGGATAAACAGCGAGGTTAAATGTACCGGTCCCACAGGCGTTGAGATGGAAGCGCTAACGGCCGTTCAGGTTGCCCTGCTAACGGTATATGACATGTGTAAGGCGGTCGATAAGGCAATGGTGATCGAGGATGTGAGACTTGTAGAAAAGATCAAGAAGGATTTATGA
- a CDS encoding radical SAM protein gives MFDSFNRKINYLRISVTDRCNLRCVYCMPAEGIRLLSHESILTYDEILEVVTVAVRLGVDKVRITGGEPLVRRNIVYLIEKIAALKGLKDFGMTTNGILLREFALSLKRAGLHRVNVSLDTTDPEKYRQITRGGDLYAVLDGINAALEAGLAPVKLNCVIRQSPFEEDARMVAEYAATKGLQVRYIRQMSLSGGYFSKVIGGEGGNCAKCNRLRLTANGMIQPCLFNDLAYNVRELGAEKAILEALKNKPRCGSENHTGRFYNIGG, from the coding sequence ATGTTCGACAGCTTTAACAGGAAAATAAACTATCTCCGGATTTCGGTCACCGACCGGTGTAACCTGCGTTGTGTCTATTGCATGCCTGCAGAAGGGATACGTTTGCTATCCCACGAATCCATCCTTACGTATGATGAAATCCTGGAGGTTGTTACAGTGGCTGTTCGTTTGGGTGTTGACAAGGTCCGTATTACAGGAGGTGAACCCTTGGTGAGAAGAAATATAGTTTATCTGATAGAAAAGATTGCTGCGCTGAAAGGACTGAAAGATTTCGGGATGACGACCAATGGGATACTTCTGCGTGAATTTGCTTTGTCATTAAAAAGGGCTGGACTGCACAGGGTGAATGTCAGTCTGGATACTACAGACCCTGAAAAATACCGCCAGATAACCCGTGGAGGTGACCTGTACGCAGTTTTGGATGGAATTAATGCTGCATTGGAAGCTGGTCTTGCTCCGGTAAAACTCAATTGTGTGATAAGGCAATCACCATTTGAGGAAGATGCCCGGATGGTAGCGGAATACGCTGCTACCAAAGGATTACAGGTTAGATACATTCGCCAGATGAGCCTCAGTGGAGGTTATTTCTCCAAGGTTATTGGCGGTGAAGGCGGCAATTGTGCAAAATGCAACCGTTTGCGGCTTACTGCTAACGGGATGATTCAACCCTGTTTGTTTAACGATTTGGCATACAATGTCAGGGAATTGGGAGCCGAAAAAGCCATCCTGGAAGCTTTGAAGAATAAACCCCGATGCGGCTCGGAAAACCATACGGGAAGGTTTTATAATATAGGTGGATAA
- a CDS encoding molybdopterin molybdotransferase MoeA, translating to MILFEEALALVLENVPVLPSEEIPFMESIGRVLAAPVTSDLNMPPFDKSAMDGFAFRMSDMDKELLIRETIPAGKVPEKAIGEGQCSKIMTGAMIPQGADAVVPVEDTEPAGRDSIRILADKVKTNISRLGEDVREGDIVLTAGTWVQPPHIAVMASVGCTKPRVAVKPKIGIISTGDELVEPDEKPGPSQIRNSNSWQLLAQAKLSGAEPYYYGIAPDTEDESYRILDKAIHENQVVLLTGGVSMGDFDFIPKVFRKLGIRIIFETVAMQPGKPTVFGHLGDKRIFGLPGNPVSSYNTFNIFVKPMIRRMMGMKENDKRLILPMGVTYQRKRSDRMSWIPVSINREGFVIPLEYHGSGHIHSLSSADGMIAIPIGETILKEGARVHVRQL from the coding sequence ATGATATTATTTGAAGAAGCCCTTGCATTGGTACTGGAAAATGTGCCTGTCCTCCCTTCCGAGGAGATTCCTTTCATGGAATCTATAGGCCGTGTGCTTGCTGCCCCCGTAACATCAGATTTGAATATGCCGCCATTTGATAAATCCGCGATGGATGGATTTGCTTTCAGGATGAGCGACATGGATAAAGAGTTGTTAATCCGGGAAACAATTCCTGCGGGTAAGGTTCCTGAAAAGGCGATTGGAGAAGGTCAGTGTTCGAAGATCATGACCGGAGCAATGATACCTCAGGGTGCGGATGCAGTAGTCCCGGTTGAAGATACAGAACCTGCAGGAAGAGATAGTATCCGTATTTTAGCAGATAAGGTTAAGACCAATATTTCCAGGCTCGGTGAAGATGTCAGGGAAGGTGATATAGTATTAACGGCCGGAACATGGGTGCAACCGCCACATATTGCAGTGATGGCTTCGGTTGGCTGCACAAAACCCAGGGTAGCCGTGAAGCCGAAAATTGGAATTATCTCCACAGGAGATGAATTGGTGGAACCTGATGAAAAGCCCGGTCCATCACAGATACGGAACAGCAATTCATGGCAGCTTCTGGCACAGGCGAAACTATCTGGTGCAGAGCCTTATTATTATGGTATTGCACCCGATACTGAGGATGAAAGTTACAGGATACTTGATAAAGCAATCCATGAGAATCAGGTGGTTTTGCTTACCGGGGGTGTATCTATGGGTGATTTTGATTTTATTCCCAAAGTATTCAGAAAACTAGGTATCAGGATCATTTTTGAGACAGTAGCCATGCAGCCCGGTAAACCAACTGTATTCGGGCACCTTGGCGACAAAAGAATTTTTGGCCTGCCCGGTAATCCTGTTTCCTCCTACAATACATTCAACATTTTCGTCAAACCGATGATACGAAGAATGATGGGTATGAAAGAGAATGATAAGAGGTTGATATTACCTATGGGGGTTACCTATCAGAGGAAAAGATCCGACCGTATGTCGTGGATACCTGTGTCCATCAACCGGGAAGGCTTTGTTATTCCTCTCGAATATCACGGATCCGGACATATCCATTCATTAAGCAGTGCTGATGGTATGATTGCTATACCCATCGGAGAAACTATATTGAAAGAAGGCGCCAGAGTTCATGTTCGACAGCTTTAA